One stretch of Enterobacter sp. RHBSTW-00994 DNA includes these proteins:
- a CDS encoding YecH family metal-binding protein, which produces MSIHGHDVLNMMIESGEQYTEQSLVQAIHTRFGESARFHTCSAQEMTAAELVAFLAARGKFIPVAEGFSTHESKICRH; this is translated from the coding sequence ATGTCAATCCACGGACATGACGTACTCAATATGATGATTGAGTCAGGTGAGCAATACACGGAACAAAGCCTGGTTCAGGCGATTCATACACGTTTTGGCGAAAGCGCCCGTTTTCATACATGCTCAGCCCAGGAGATGACGGCAGCAGAGCTGGTCGCATTTCTGGCGGCACGCGGAAAATTCATTCCGGTAGCGGAAGGGTTTTCTACCCACGAAAGTAAAATCTGTCGCCATTGA
- a CDS encoding YecA family protein — protein MTEGPLNENEMEWLEETLTSYGHEDASVIDVSELDGMLTAVLSGPVVVEPDTWLVAVWGGEKYIPRWKNDREMNRFIDLCFKHMNDIAERLSDYPDQFDPMFGFNDVDGKSYTVVEEWCYGYMRGVELTDWSTLPDELKADLDVIAIHGTEEGSARLDGLTEEEYTVSIESIRPAALRLYNYWVANPQQPVVQKPVVNGAKVGRNDPCPCGSGKKFKSCCLH, from the coding sequence ATGACTGAAGGCCCATTAAATGAAAACGAAATGGAGTGGCTGGAAGAGACGCTAACGTCTTACGGTCATGAAGATGCGTCCGTGATTGACGTGTCCGAGCTCGACGGCATGCTTACTGCCGTATTATCGGGTCCCGTCGTGGTTGAACCCGACACCTGGCTGGTGGCGGTATGGGGCGGGGAAAAATACATTCCCCGCTGGAAAAACGATCGTGAAATGAATCGTTTTATCGATCTCTGCTTCAAGCATATGAACGATATTGCAGAACGTCTGAGTGATTACCCGGATCAGTTCGACCCGATGTTTGGCTTTAACGACGTTGATGGTAAGAGTTATACCGTGGTTGAAGAGTGGTGCTATGGCTATATGCGGGGTGTTGAACTGACAGACTGGTCAACATTGCCTGATGAGCTGAAAGCTGATTTGGACGTGATTGCGATCCATGGGACAGAAGAGGGCAGTGCAAGGCTGGATGGGCTGACGGAAGAAGAATATACCGTGAGCATTGAAAGCATACGACCTGCGGCACTGCGTTTGTATAACTACTGGGTGGCGAATCCGCAGCAACCTGTGGTGCAAAAGCCCGTAGTGAACGGCGCTAAAGTCGGGCGCAATGATCCTTGCCCCTGCGGGAGTGGTAAGAAATTTAAAAGCTGCTGTCTGCACTAA
- the tyrP gene encoding tyrosine transporter TyrP, with translation MKNRTLGSIFIVAGTTIGAGMLAMPLAAAGVGFGVTLLLLVCLWALMCYTALLLLEVYQHVPADTGLGSLAARYLGRYGQWITGFSMMFLMYALTAAYISGAGELIASSVNDWFGSAITPATGAIFFALIGGGVVCVGTSLVDLFNRFLFSAKILFLVVMLVLLAPHVHQVNLLTLPLEKGLALSAIPVIFTSFGFHGSVPSIVSYMNGDIRKLRRVFVVGSAIPLIAYIFWQLVTLGSIDSSTFIGLMAAHSGLNGFLLALREVVTSPHVELAVHLFADLALATSFLGVALGLFDYLADLFQRRNSVRGRLQTGAITFLPPLAFALFYPRGFVMALGYAGVALAVLALLLPSLLAWKSRKQHPQQGYRVAGGTPLLCIVFACGIAVILVQFLIATGLLPEVG, from the coding sequence GTGAAAAACAGAACCCTGGGAAGTATTTTTATCGTCGCCGGCACGACTATTGGCGCAGGAATGCTCGCGATGCCGCTTGCTGCAGCCGGTGTCGGATTTGGCGTAACACTGTTGTTACTGGTCTGCCTGTGGGCGCTGATGTGCTACACGGCGCTGTTACTGCTTGAGGTTTATCAGCACGTTCCCGCCGATACCGGCCTGGGATCGCTTGCCGCACGCTATCTGGGGCGTTATGGCCAGTGGATCACCGGCTTTAGCATGATGTTCCTGATGTATGCTCTGACGGCAGCCTACATTAGCGGTGCAGGAGAGCTTATCGCCTCCAGCGTAAATGACTGGTTTGGCTCTGCCATTACCCCTGCCACGGGCGCGATCTTCTTTGCCCTCATCGGCGGCGGTGTGGTCTGCGTTGGCACATCGCTGGTCGATCTGTTTAACCGCTTTCTGTTTAGCGCCAAAATTCTCTTTTTAGTGGTCATGCTGGTCTTGCTGGCTCCACATGTCCATCAGGTTAACCTGCTGACACTTCCACTGGAAAAAGGGCTGGCACTTTCGGCTATCCCCGTCATTTTCACCTCATTTGGGTTCCACGGTAGCGTACCCAGCATCGTGAGTTACATGAACGGCGATATTCGCAAACTGCGCCGCGTCTTCGTGGTCGGCAGTGCGATCCCGCTGATTGCGTATATTTTCTGGCAACTGGTCACATTAGGAAGCATCGATTCATCGACCTTTATCGGTCTGATGGCGGCGCATTCTGGTCTGAATGGGTTCTTGCTGGCATTACGCGAAGTCGTGACATCACCGCACGTCGAACTCGCAGTGCATCTGTTTGCTGACCTGGCGCTGGCTACGTCCTTCCTCGGGGTCGCCCTGGGTTTGTTCGATTATCTGGCCGATCTGTTCCAGCGTCGCAACAGCGTCCGTGGACGCCTGCAAACGGGCGCTATTACCTTCTTGCCCCCGCTGGCGTTTGCATTGTTTTATCCGCGCGGTTTTGTCATGGCATTGGGATATGCCGGTGTGGCGCTAGCCGTGCTCGCGTTGCTGCTACCTTCCTTGCTGGCATGGAAAAGCCGTAAACAACATCCGCAACAGGGCTACCGTGTTGCCGGGGGGACGCCTCTGCTTTGCATCGTTTTCGCCTGTGGGATTGCGGTGATTCTCGTGCAGTTCCTGATCGCGACGGGATTACTTCCTGAAGTAGGCTAA